In Acidiphilium acidophilum, one genomic interval encodes:
- a CDS encoding adenine phosphoribosyltransferase — translation MNLKDHIRGVPDFPKPGILFYDISTLLRNADAWQVAMGRLASVVRAYQPDVLAGVESRGFLLAAPLALKLGCGFVMLRKRGKLPGATIGLDYDLEYGTDRIEIQADAVKPGQRVVVVDDLLATGGTMSAGISLLKHAQADVVAAIALIELTFLQGRGRLDVPFEALVQYDQ, via the coding sequence ATGAATCTGAAAGATCACATTCGGGGCGTGCCCGATTTCCCCAAGCCGGGAATCCTTTTTTATGACATTTCGACATTGCTGCGCAACGCCGATGCGTGGCAGGTGGCGATGGGCCGGCTCGCCAGCGTGGTCCGCGCGTATCAGCCGGACGTTCTGGCCGGGGTTGAAAGCCGGGGGTTTCTGCTGGCTGCTCCCCTTGCGCTGAAACTCGGTTGCGGGTTCGTGATGTTGCGGAAACGCGGCAAGCTCCCGGGTGCGACCATCGGCCTCGATTACGATCTTGAGTATGGAACGGACCGTATCGAGATTCAGGCGGACGCGGTAAAGCCGGGGCAACGGGTGGTGGTGGTCGATGATCTGCTCGCGACCGGTGGCACGATGAGCGCCGGTATTTCGCTGTTGAAACACGCGCAGGCGGATGTTGTCGCGGCGATCGCTTTGATTGAACTGACCTTTCTCCAGGGACGGGGACGATTGGACGTACCGTTTGAAGCGCTTGTTCAGTACGATCAATAA
- a CDS encoding F0F1 ATP synthase subunit B family protein, translating into MRLMMTRRSIRVLLGAVLGLTPSAAMAGGKMPQMDFSNPLTGEQVVWMAIIMIGLYFILSRWALPQIGQVIENRQSRILSDLDTARAAKSRAEHAVAELNLAIRNAREASQSAIAEAVNAAKAKAREQSAALTAELDAQIARAEAEIDISRQQAVAALPPVAEEVTASLLQRLTGTTADRARIERTIAAILA; encoded by the coding sequence ATGCGCCTCATGATGACCCGCCGATCGATCAGAGTACTCCTCGGCGCCGTCCTCGGGCTGACGCCTTCGGCTGCAATGGCCGGAGGCAAAATGCCTCAGATGGATTTTTCGAATCCGCTGACGGGCGAGCAGGTCGTCTGGATGGCGATCATCATGATCGGCCTCTACTTCATTCTCTCACGTTGGGCCCTGCCGCAGATCGGCCAGGTTATCGAAAATCGGCAGAGCCGCATCCTGTCCGATCTCGATACCGCGCGCGCAGCTAAATCCCGTGCCGAGCATGCGGTTGCGGAACTCAACCTCGCGATCCGCAACGCGCGGGAAGCGAGTCAGAGCGCCATCGCCGAAGCCGTCAACGCCGCCAAGGCCAAGGCGCGGGAGCAATCCGCAGCGTTGACCGCCGAGCTCGACGCCCAGATCGCCCGCGCGGAAGCCGAAATCGACATCAGCCGCCAGCAGGCGGTCGCCGCGCTGCCACCGGTCGCCGAAGAGGTCACAGCGAGCCTTCTGCAGCGCCTGACCGGCACCACCGCCGATCGCGCGCGCATCGAGCGCACGATCGCCGCTATCCTCGCTTAG
- a CDS encoding CvpA family protein, with protein sequence MTWVDGVALGIVVLSGLLALARGLVREVLGIGAWIGAGLAAFEFYPAVETQLAGFVHQPKLILPLSIGLVFIVVLVVLSILSTWLGSMVRDSALSGIDRTLGLAFGLVRGVVIVCLLYIGLSIFLQPPEWPAGITDAKFLPYAESGSKFIVGLLPAAYQPHIDKIGADHRIEATTAGTDKGEAPSSAPASGSPPGSASQ encoded by the coding sequence ATGACGTGGGTTGACGGGGTTGCGCTCGGGATCGTCGTGTTGTCCGGGCTGCTCGCTCTGGCGCGTGGTCTGGTGCGGGAAGTTCTCGGGATCGGGGCCTGGATCGGCGCCGGACTCGCGGCATTCGAGTTTTATCCCGCGGTGGAGACGCAGCTTGCCGGTTTCGTGCATCAGCCGAAACTGATCCTGCCGCTTTCGATCGGTCTCGTGTTCATCGTCGTGCTCGTCGTGCTGTCGATTCTCAGCACATGGCTGGGATCGATGGTGCGGGATTCCGCCCTGTCGGGGATCGATCGCACGCTGGGACTTGCATTCGGTCTTGTGCGCGGCGTGGTGATCGTTTGTCTGCTCTATATCGGCTTGTCGATTTTTCTTCAGCCACCGGAGTGGCCGGCAGGGATCACCGATGCGAAATTCCTGCCCTATGCCGAGAGCGGGTCGAAATTCATCGTCGGGCTGCTGCCGGCGGCGTATCAGCCCCATATCGACAAGATTGGCGCGGACCATCGGATCGAGGCCACCACCGCCGGGACGGATAAGGGAGAGGCGCCTTCGTCGGCGCCGGCATCCGGCTCGCCGCCGGGATCGGCCAGCCAGTGA
- a CDS encoding DUF1150 family protein: MNVKTHDGSTDAFPLRAFFDPHNMTEAQLAELGLEQIAYVRPIMTPNGPAYGVFSANGTPMAIATDGNLARAAIVQNEMAPVSVH, translated from the coding sequence ATGAACGTCAAAACCCATGACGGCTCGACCGACGCCTTCCCCCTTCGCGCTTTCTTCGATCCACATAACATGACTGAAGCACAACTCGCGGAACTCGGTCTCGAACAGATCGCCTATGTCCGTCCGATCATGACCCCGAACGGGCCCGCCTATGGCGTTTTCTCAGCCAACGGCACACCGATGGCCATCGCGACCGACGGCAATCTCGCTCGGGCCGCCATCGTTCAAAACGAGATGGCCCCCGTTTCGGTCCACTGA
- the radA gene encoding DNA repair protein RadA, whose protein sequence is MAKPATVFVCTACGNVVPKWAGRCEACGEWNTLEPETPSPGQNDRRAVRAGIRGVDFVGLDGETPLPARVPTGIAEFDRVLGGGMVPASAILVGGDPGIGKSTLLLQAAARLAGSGSRVLYISGEESVAQIRLRADRLGLRGAPVHLAAATVLADILAALSAEKQARVVVIDSIQTIWDETIDSAPGTVTQVRANAFALIRAAKTQGFALMLVGHVTKEGALAGPRVMEHMVDVVLHFEGDRGHQFRILRGTKNRYGATDEIGVFEMTGRGLAEVANPSALFLAERHGHVAGSAVFAGLEGSRPVLMEVQALLASNPGGTARRSVIGWDAGRLSMLLAVLDSRCGVKLSAHDVYLNIAGGLRVSEPAADLAVAAALISAATGVPTDPECVFFGEIGLSGELRQVAQTDLRLKEAAKLGFERATLPRRVAGGARRAASPDGIMLSEFGHLSDLVALVGKSSSDGGLES, encoded by the coding sequence ATGGCGAAACCTGCAACCGTGTTTGTGTGTACCGCCTGTGGCAATGTCGTTCCGAAATGGGCCGGCCGCTGTGAGGCATGCGGGGAATGGAACACGCTCGAACCCGAGACGCCCTCGCCGGGTCAGAACGATCGTCGGGCGGTGCGGGCGGGCATACGTGGTGTCGATTTCGTCGGGCTCGATGGGGAGACGCCGTTGCCCGCGCGGGTTCCAACCGGGATTGCGGAATTCGACCGGGTGCTGGGCGGGGGGATGGTGCCGGCATCCGCAATTCTGGTGGGTGGCGACCCGGGCATCGGAAAATCGACCTTGCTGCTGCAGGCTGCGGCGCGCCTTGCCGGATCGGGCAGCCGCGTTCTGTATATTTCGGGTGAAGAATCAGTCGCGCAGATCCGGCTCCGGGCCGATCGGCTCGGATTGCGGGGAGCGCCGGTTCATCTTGCCGCCGCGACGGTGCTTGCGGATATTCTCGCGGCACTCTCCGCTGAAAAGCAGGCGCGCGTTGTGGTGATCGACAGTATCCAGACGATCTGGGATGAGACCATCGATTCCGCACCGGGGACGGTCACGCAGGTGCGGGCCAATGCGTTTGCGCTGATCCGCGCGGCCAAGACACAGGGGTTCGCGTTGATGCTGGTGGGCCATGTGACCAAGGAAGGCGCGTTGGCGGGCCCGCGGGTGATGGAACATATGGTCGATGTGGTGCTGCATTTCGAAGGCGACCGCGGCCATCAGTTCCGGATTTTGCGGGGTACGAAAAATCGTTACGGCGCGACGGATGAGATCGGCGTGTTCGAAATGACCGGGCGCGGCCTGGCTGAGGTGGCCAATCCCTCCGCCTTGTTTCTGGCGGAACGGCACGGGCATGTCGCGGGCAGCGCGGTATTCGCAGGGCTTGAGGGCTCGCGGCCGGTATTGATGGAAGTTCAGGCATTGCTGGCTTCGAATCCTGGTGGGACGGCGCGGCGTTCGGTGATCGGGTGGGATGCGGGACGGCTTTCGATGTTGCTCGCGGTTCTCGATTCCCGTTGTGGCGTGAAACTGTCCGCGCATGACGTGTACCTCAATATCGCGGGGGGGCTGAGAGTTTCGGAACCTGCCGCCGATCTGGCCGTTGCCGCGGCGCTGATTTCGGCGGCAACCGGGGTCCCGACCGATCCGGAATGTGTATTTTTTGGTGAAATCGGCCTGTCCGGTGAATTGCGGCAGGTGGCGCAAACCGATCTTCGCCTCAAGGAAGCCGCAAAACTGGGTTTTGAGCGTGCGACCTTGCCACGGCGTGTGGCGGGCGGCGCGCGGCGGGCGGCGTCGCCGGATGGGATCATGCTCAGCGAATTCGGCCATTTGAGCGACCTCGTCGCGCTCGTCGGCAAATCGTCATCGGATGGGGGACTGGAGTCATGA
- a CDS encoding F0F1 ATP synthase subunit C, translating to MAIDSVLLARDIGAGLATIGVAGAGVGIGNLFGAFVGAVGRNPAARDKMFRDVLLGFALTEAVALYALVIALIILFT from the coding sequence ATGGCCATCGACTCAGTTCTTCTCGCTCGTGACATCGGTGCCGGTCTGGCCACCATCGGCGTTGCCGGTGCCGGCGTCGGTATCGGCAATCTGTTCGGCGCCTTCGTCGGCGCGGTCGGGCGCAACCCCGCCGCCCGCGACAAAATGTTCCGTGACGTCCTGCTCGGCTTCGCGCTGACCGAAGCGGTCGCCCTCTACGCTCTGGTCATCGCGCTGATCATTCTGTTCACCTGA
- a CDS encoding DsbA family protein, producing the protein MDRRTLLALAGSFGAAAGLVSPRLALAAAEADTPFSRRSLGKSSAPVTVYEYFSMNCPHCAEFGLKVLPKVIKNLVDTGKVFYIFKDFPLNEDAVMAAQVARSLPARQYFDFISELFRTQEQWAYDPKLKTKQDYANALFRYAALAGMDRSTFDAALANKKLESFILNELKIGEQQYHIDATPSFVINGRKREGAVDYKQFARWIDEA; encoded by the coding sequence ATGGATCGTCGGACTCTCCTCGCGCTTGCCGGCAGCTTCGGTGCCGCAGCCGGTCTCGTCAGCCCCCGCCTCGCGCTGGCAGCGGCCGAGGCCGATACCCCGTTTTCCCGCCGCAGCCTCGGCAAATCCTCCGCCCCCGTCACCGTCTATGAATATTTCTCGATGAACTGCCCGCATTGCGCGGAATTCGGGCTCAAGGTTCTGCCCAAAGTCATCAAAAACCTCGTGGACACCGGAAAAGTTTTCTACATCTTCAAAGACTTCCCCCTCAACGAAGACGCGGTCATGGCCGCCCAGGTGGCACGGAGCCTGCCCGCCCGCCAATATTTCGATTTCATATCGGAGCTGTTCCGCACCCAGGAACAATGGGCCTACGATCCCAAACTCAAGACCAAACAGGACTACGCCAACGCCCTGTTCCGCTACGCAGCCCTCGCCGGCATGGACCGCAGCACGTTCGATGCCGCACTCGCCAACAAAAAGCTGGAATCCTTCATTCTCAACGAGTTGAAAATCGGTGAGCAGCAATATCATATCGATGCGACACCGAGCTTCGTCATCAATGGCCGCAAGCGGGAAGGTGCGGTCGACTACAAGCAGTTCGCCCGCTGGATCGACGAGGCCTGA
- a CDS encoding F0F1 ATP synthase subunit A: MAQESAINALGQFQLTTGFGPVGRLVGFTNSNEMMLLAAAIITMLFTVALRRKAIVPGRMQGLVEMSYDFVLQMVDDTIGSGGRRFFPFIFTLFSFILVGNLLGLFPYFFAFTSHIAITGALALFVFLLSTTVGFWYHGLGFLKFFSPPGVPGWLLPLLIPIEIVSFLSRPISLSVRLFANITAGHVMWEVFAGFMIMLVTSLGAVGVVAAIIPLGLNVALTALEFLVAFLQAYVFAVLTCLYLHDAIHLH; this comes from the coding sequence ATGGCTCAAGAATCGGCGATCAATGCACTGGGACAGTTCCAGTTGACCACCGGTTTCGGCCCGGTCGGCCGGCTCGTGGGCTTTACCAACTCGAATGAAATGATGCTTCTGGCGGCAGCAATCATCACGATGCTGTTCACCGTCGCCCTGCGCCGCAAGGCGATCGTCCCGGGACGCATGCAGGGTCTGGTCGAGATGAGCTACGATTTCGTGCTCCAGATGGTCGACGACACCATCGGGTCCGGAGGGCGGCGGTTCTTTCCCTTCATTTTCACCCTGTTCTCCTTCATCCTGGTCGGTAATCTGCTCGGTCTGTTTCCGTATTTCTTCGCCTTCACCAGTCACATCGCCATCACCGGCGCGCTCGCCCTGTTCGTGTTCCTGCTCTCCACGACGGTCGGGTTCTGGTATCACGGTCTGGGCTTCCTGAAATTCTTCTCCCCGCCGGGCGTGCCGGGCTGGCTCCTGCCCCTGCTGATCCCGATCGAAATCGTGTCCTTCCTGTCCCGCCCGATTTCGCTCTCGGTTCGTCTGTTCGCCAACATCACCGCCGGTCACGTCATGTGGGAAGTCTTCGCCGGCTTCATGATCATGCTGGTGACCAGCCTCGGCGCTGTCGGCGTCGTCGCGGCGATCATCCCGCTCGGCCTCAATGTCGCCCTTACGGCTCTCGAATTCCTGGTCGCCTTCCTCCAGGCCTATGTGTTTGCCGTGCTCACCTGCCTTTATCTGCATGACGCCATTCATTTGCATTGA
- a CDS encoding AtpZ/AtpI family protein, producing MGDDPAQRPQDRNDFDQRLAAARNRAGLDKPEPAAEAKSDGSNPFSLAMRLGAEMVAALVVAVAIGYGLDRLFHTAPWFMIGFVPIGAIAGFRNVVRAMGTTPKD from the coding sequence ATGGGTGACGATCCGGCTCAGAGACCACAAGATCGGAACGATTTCGATCAGCGTCTCGCCGCAGCGCGCAACCGGGCCGGGCTTGATAAGCCCGAACCGGCGGCCGAGGCGAAGTCCGATGGTTCCAACCCGTTCAGCCTCGCGATGCGACTGGGCGCCGAAATGGTCGCCGCCCTGGTTGTCGCCGTCGCGATCGGCTACGGGCTGGACCGCTTGTTCCATACGGCACCCTGGTTCATGATCGGGTTTGTACCGATTGGCGCGATCGCGGGGTTCCGCAACGTCGTTCGTGCCATGGGAACGACCCCAAAAGACTGA
- the purF gene encoding amidophosphoribosyltransferase, producing the protein MNQPLSAAEASSAPGGFDDDKFHEECGVIGVWNVTDAAAITALGLHALQHRGQEATGIVTHDGVRFHAHKGIGLVGDNYGDTKVMAGLPGTRAVGHNRYATTGGTLIRNVQPLFAEFEFGGFAVGHNGNLTNAHTLKRALIRRGCLFQSTTDSEVFVHLIAISLYATVLDRLIDALKQVTGAYSLVALTNDMLIGVRDPLGVRPLILGQTNGADPLNPGWVLASESCALEMVGAEFVRDIEPGEIVAIDRNGVRSLKPFAQQKPRFCVFEYIYFARPDSVLEGHSVYAARKRIGRELAQESPVDADLIVPVPDSGVPAAMGFAEQSGIPFELGIIRNHYVGRTFIEPTDQIRHLGVRLKHSANRAILEGRRVILVDDSIVRGTTSKKIVEMVRSAGAREVHMRISSPPTTHSCFYGIDTPERGKLLAARNSVAEMAKLIGVDSLAFISMDGLYRALGQPGRDAKVPAFCDACFSGDYPITLTDHAEPREAQLSLLAELA; encoded by the coding sequence GTGAACCAGCCTTTGAGTGCGGCTGAGGCTTCAAGCGCGCCCGGTGGGTTCGACGATGATAAATTCCACGAGGAATGCGGTGTTATCGGGGTCTGGAATGTCACCGACGCCGCCGCGATAACCGCCCTCGGGCTCCACGCGCTCCAGCATCGCGGCCAGGAAGCCACCGGCATCGTCACACATGACGGTGTTCGCTTTCATGCCCACAAGGGGATCGGGCTGGTCGGCGATAATTACGGCGACACCAAGGTGATGGCGGGTCTGCCCGGCACCAGGGCGGTCGGCCATAACAGGTACGCGACGACCGGGGGGACGCTGATACGGAATGTGCAGCCCCTTTTCGCCGAATTCGAATTCGGCGGGTTTGCGGTCGGCCATAACGGCAATCTCACCAATGCCCATACGCTCAAACGGGCCTTGATCCGGCGTGGATGTCTGTTTCAGTCGACCACCGACTCGGAAGTTTTCGTTCATCTGATCGCGATCAGCCTTTATGCCACCGTACTCGATCGCCTGATCGACGCGCTCAAGCAGGTCACCGGCGCGTATTCCCTCGTTGCGTTGACCAACGACATGTTGATCGGGGTGCGCGATCCTCTTGGGGTTCGGCCTTTGATCTTGGGCCAGACCAATGGGGCCGATCCCCTCAATCCGGGTTGGGTTCTGGCGTCCGAGAGTTGCGCGCTTGAAATGGTCGGCGCCGAGTTCGTTCGCGATATCGAGCCGGGCGAAATTGTGGCCATCGATCGCAATGGTGTCCGCAGTCTCAAGCCCTTCGCGCAGCAGAAACCGCGCTTTTGCGTGTTCGAATATATCTATTTTGCGCGACCCGATTCGGTTCTGGAAGGCCATTCCGTGTATGCGGCGCGGAAGCGGATCGGGCGTGAGCTTGCCCAGGAATCACCGGTCGATGCCGATCTGATCGTGCCGGTCCCTGATTCCGGGGTTCCGGCTGCCATGGGATTTGCCGAGCAGAGCGGGATTCCATTCGAACTCGGGATCATTCGAAATCACTATGTCGGGCGCACGTTCATCGAGCCGACCGACCAGATCCGTCATCTTGGCGTTCGATTGAAGCATTCCGCGAACCGGGCGATCCTTGAGGGGCGGCGGGTCATTCTCGTCGATGACTCGATCGTCCGGGGAACCACATCGAAAAAAATCGTCGAGATGGTTCGTAGTGCTGGCGCGCGTGAAGTGCATATGCGGATATCGTCGCCTCCGACCACGCATTCGTGTTTTTACGGTATCGATACGCCGGAACGGGGCAAATTGCTGGCCGCGCGTAACAGTGTGGCGGAAATGGCGAAACTCATCGGCGTCGATAGTCTCGCCTTCATTTCGATGGATGGGCTGTACCGCGCGCTGGGTCAGCCGGGACGTGATGCGAAGGTGCCGGCTTTCTGCGATGCGTGTTTCAGCGGCGATTATCCGATCACGCTCACCGACCATGCCGAGCCGCGCGAGGCGCAGCTTTCGTTGCTGGCCGAATTGGCATGA
- the smc gene encoding chromosome segregation protein SMC, translating to MPARFARLRITGFKSFADATSIEILPGLTGIVGPNGCGKSNIVDALRWAMGESSAKSMRGGEMDDVIFAGTLSRPARSIAEVSISLTETAGLAPAPFQAEAELEISRRIERGSGSTYRVNRRETRARDVATLLADLAAGARNSAMISQGRVSALVSARPDERRMILEEAAGISGLHARRHEAELKLRATEDNLSRADDLRTQQETHLTALRAQAAQAHRYRVLSTEIRNAEAEYLTTERLIAEQRRQQARRDLEAAKAAVIEAQARKDAALAAEIARNDDVPALRLRESEARTALERTRIHFEQIETEIARVQSLRIESQRRLESLLRDQDHAERARADAEAAQTRLEREEQHLTALENATPQQIDSARAAAASASAALERAEAQVQTATDAAAHFAASRQAVTSRLALTREKAAQAKLRANQAAEAHRRAQSELVAPEQLARAAAERERAETVLLAAEQALDLCQTILDAAELTRAKAAEAATAARAGAIAADASLATVRIEAEALTKLLARKFSEENDPVLDRIKVPPGYETALGAAMQNELAVGTRAEAARRWRQLPPIESQHCFEPLSTVIQGPPELARALDHILLLPDGDDGNAQQSRLAPGETLVSKQGEVWRWDGFTARSGAPGEAGMRLAQRNRLAALQDDLTTATAHAAACRTGLRDTEAAESAARRAEDEARRQRKTTEAEIDRARNAKRTLTEAAAHLDAQAERQATRAAGAAEANARFAAEYTEIAQQLADVQAESDALGDPRDTAAALDTARHAMQEARRAEAASRKQLDQLVTEAEQRKRRLELVGRERADWQERSRDIAFRLTDLAARITEAKAALAALPDDLLSGQARDAARAATEEAQSAHRTAKTDLANAERDHQLSTAAAREAEQAVATTREALIAAESSLREADFAWGSIAERMLERLGVAPVLPSIENPTQQNADRARRRFERLTREREEIGPVNLRADMEVSEIETRLAAIESERAELSTAIAKLRGSIGNLNHEGRERLSAVFTEIDRHFQSLFSRMFGGGRAHLALTGSDDPLQAGLEIFAEPPGKKLATLSLLSGGEQALTALSLIFAVFRCNPAPFSVLDEVDAPLDDANVDRFCTLLDDMSRETGTRFLVVTHHHHTMARMDRLYGVTMQERGISRILSVDLGTAASFAERPEALAAE from the coding sequence TTGCCCGCCCGGTTTGCCCGTCTCCGCATTACCGGCTTCAAAAGCTTCGCCGACGCGACTTCGATTGAAATTCTCCCGGGCTTGACCGGTATCGTCGGGCCGAACGGCTGCGGCAAATCCAACATCGTCGATGCCCTTCGCTGGGCCATGGGCGAATCGAGCGCGAAATCGATGCGCGGCGGCGAGATGGATGACGTGATCTTCGCGGGTACCCTCTCACGCCCCGCCCGCAGTATCGCCGAAGTCTCGATCTCCCTCACCGAAACGGCAGGCCTTGCCCCCGCCCCGTTCCAGGCTGAGGCCGAACTCGAAATTTCCCGCAGGATCGAACGCGGATCGGGCAGCACCTACCGGGTAAACCGGCGGGAGACCCGCGCCCGGGATGTCGCGACGCTTCTGGCCGATCTCGCTGCCGGCGCCCGCAATTCCGCAATGATCAGCCAGGGCCGCGTCTCCGCCCTCGTCAGCGCCCGGCCCGATGAACGGCGGATGATCCTCGAAGAAGCCGCAGGCATATCCGGGCTTCACGCCCGCCGCCACGAGGCCGAACTCAAACTGCGCGCGACCGAGGATAATCTCTCCCGCGCCGATGATCTGCGCACCCAGCAGGAAACCCATCTGACCGCCCTGCGCGCCCAGGCGGCCCAGGCCCATCGCTATCGGGTGCTGTCCACCGAAATCCGCAACGCCGAAGCCGAATACCTCACCACCGAGCGTCTTATCGCCGAACAGCGGCGTCAACAGGCGCGTCGCGATCTCGAAGCCGCCAAGGCCGCCGTGATCGAGGCGCAGGCCCGCAAAGACGCGGCACTGGCCGCTGAAATCGCCCGCAACGACGACGTCCCCGCCCTGCGCCTCCGCGAAAGCGAAGCGCGCACGGCGCTGGAGCGGACCCGTATCCACTTCGAGCAGATCGAGACGGAAATCGCCCGGGTCCAGTCGCTCCGCATCGAGTCGCAGCGGCGGCTGGAGTCATTGCTCCGCGATCAGGACCACGCCGAACGCGCCCGCGCGGATGCCGAGGCCGCGCAGACACGCCTGGAACGCGAGGAACAACACCTCACCGCACTCGAGAATGCCACCCCGCAGCAGATCGACTCCGCCCGCGCGGCGGCAGCCTCCGCATCGGCTGCTCTCGAACGGGCCGAAGCCCAGGTCCAGACCGCGACCGATGCCGCCGCCCATTTCGCCGCATCACGGCAGGCCGTCACCAGCCGCCTCGCGCTCACGCGTGAAAAGGCGGCCCAGGCGAAACTGCGTGCGAACCAGGCCGCCGAGGCCCATCGGCGCGCTCAATCCGAACTCGTCGCCCCCGAGCAACTCGCCAGAGCCGCCGCCGAACGCGAGCGGGCCGAGACTGTCCTCCTGGCAGCCGAACAAGCCCTCGATCTTTGCCAAACGATCCTCGATGCCGCGGAACTCACGCGAGCCAAAGCCGCCGAGGCAGCCACCGCCGCCCGCGCCGGGGCGATCGCTGCCGATGCATCCCTCGCCACGGTCCGGATCGAGGCCGAGGCGCTGACCAAACTGCTCGCGCGCAAATTCAGCGAGGAAAACGACCCGGTCCTCGATCGGATCAAGGTGCCCCCCGGCTACGAAACCGCACTCGGCGCCGCGATGCAGAACGAACTCGCCGTCGGAACCCGCGCCGAAGCCGCTCGTCGCTGGCGGCAGCTCCCCCCCATCGAGTCGCAGCATTGTTTCGAACCGCTCTCGACCGTCATCCAGGGCCCGCCGGAACTCGCCCGCGCCCTCGACCACATCCTGCTTCTGCCCGACGGTGACGACGGCAATGCCCAGCAGAGCCGTCTTGCGCCCGGCGAAACACTGGTTTCGAAACAGGGCGAAGTCTGGCGCTGGGATGGTTTCACAGCCCGCTCCGGCGCCCCCGGCGAGGCAGGGATGCGCCTCGCCCAGCGAAACCGCCTCGCGGCGCTACAGGACGATCTGACAACCGCCACCGCCCACGCCGCCGCCTGCAGAACCGGGTTGCGTGACACCGAAGCCGCCGAGAGCGCCGCGCGCCGCGCCGAAGACGAGGCCCGCCGTCAGCGCAAGACAACGGAAGCCGAAATCGATCGCGCCCGGAACGCAAAGCGAACCCTCACCGAGGCAGCCGCCCACCTCGACGCCCAAGCGGAGCGTCAGGCCACCCGTGCCGCCGGCGCGGCAGAGGCGAATGCCCGCTTCGCCGCAGAATACACCGAAATCGCGCAGCAACTGGCGGACGTTCAGGCCGAGTCCGACGCTCTGGGCGATCCGCGCGACACCGCCGCCGCACTCGATACCGCGCGCCACGCCATGCAGGAAGCAAGGCGCGCCGAAGCCGCAAGCCGCAAACAACTCGATCAGCTCGTCACCGAGGCCGAGCAGCGCAAACGCCGCCTGGAACTGGTCGGTCGGGAACGTGCCGACTGGCAGGAGCGATCCCGCGACATCGCCTTCCGCCTGACCGATCTCGCGGCGCGCATCACCGAGGCGAAAGCCGCGTTGGCAGCGCTCCCCGACGATCTTCTGTCCGGTCAGGCACGCGATGCCGCCCGCGCCGCGACCGAGGAGGCCCAGTCGGCCCATCGCACCGCCAAGACGGATCTCGCCAATGCCGAACGCGACCATCAGCTGAGCACGGCGGCGGCAAGGGAGGCGGAACAAGCCGTCGCGACAACGCGCGAAGCCCTGATCGCAGCCGAATCATCCCTCCGCGAAGCCGATTTCGCCTGGGGCTCCATCGCGGAGCGCATGCTCGAACGCCTCGGCGTCGCGCCGGTCCTCCCTTCGATCGAAAACCCGACCCAGCAGAACGCGGACCGCGCGCGCCGGCGGTTCGAACGCCTCACCCGCGAACGCGAGGAGATCGGCCCGGTCAATCTGCGCGCCGACATGGAGGTGAGCGAAATCGAAACCCGCCTCGCCGCGATCGAGAGCGAGCGCGCCGAGCTTTCGACCGCCATCGCCAAGCTCCGCGGCTCGATCGGCAATCTCAACCACGAGGGGCGCGAACGATTATCGGCGGTATTCACCGAAATCGACCGGCACTTCCAATCCTTGTTCTCCCGCATGTTCGGCGGTGGCCGCGCGCATCTGGCCCTGACCGGATCGGACGACCCGCTTCAGGCCGGCCTTGAGATATTTGCCGAACCTCCCGGCAAAAAACTGGCGACCCTGTCGCTGCTCTCGGGCGGCGAACAGGCGTTGACCGCCCTCTCGCTGATCTTCGCGGTCTTCCGCTGCAACCCCGCCCCGTTCTCGGTGCTCGACGAGGTCGATGCCCCCCTCGATGATGCCAATGTCGACCGGTTCTGCACCCTGCTCGACGACATGTCGCGCGAAACCGGCACACGGTTTCTGGTCGTGACCCATCATCACCACACGATGGCGCGCATGGACCGGCTCTACGGCGTCACGATGCAGGAGCGCGGTATCTCGCGCATCCTCTCGGTCGATCTCGGTACCGCCGCCTCATTCGCCGAACGCCCCGAAGCTCTAGCTGCGGAGTAA